The window CTAACGTCAAAGTCAAAGtgtcaaataaaacaatacgTCTTGCAAATGTCAACTGTTACTACTTAGTGTTGCCAATCTAGCGATTTCAGTACTAGACCTTGAGTCTTTTTTGCTGTCAAAAATTCCGAACGATAATTCCACCAATTAGGCGCTCTAATTACGATTGAGCTTTTTATGACATAAAATTTGCGTTTGTGGTTTATACACAGCTTATAATAGCCGCagataatatacctacctgataatgaataaatttttataatcagtTCTAATAGCCAACAAgtcgaataaataaattattatcctTGAACTTTTACGGTAAACGAATTGAATTTTACTTGTAATTGTGAAAAGAGGTTTCAAAGAGGTTAAAAGagtgaatgaaatattatccGTGAACTTTTACGGCAAACGAAGTCACGGACAACAGTTagttatcatatatttttatctagcGCACTTTCTTCATCAATGATAGTTGACAACACTGTTGCTAGTCTGCTGCTGTCAAAGCTCAGCTCACCACCGGTTCGTAGTTACTCGATTTCTCGTTTATTGATTGTTATATTGATTTTCAATTTCCGTTGTCCGTATCACAACACACAGTGCTTGCGAAGTGGAAaacaaagtttaatattttggtacctattttaaaatagtaccACAATGGATGTCCTTATAACATTATTCTACATGCTATTCTCGATTTGCGTCGTTTACCCGCCCACGGAGTTCGTGGCAGCCGGGTTCACTATCGCGCAGCTGTTCGAAAACTACTTGGGGTcggaaaatgttaattttatcggATATCACATGAAGAGGATAACGATAACTGCTTTGATTCACACGATGCTGCCTCTTGGATACGTGTTTTCGCTGTGGTTCGGTGGTGCAATCGGGCCGTGGTTTCTGTCGTCGGCGGCAGCAGCTGCTATCATTCCGCTTCTGATGTGTTACAAGATATTGTGTTGGTGGGAGTACGACCGGAGGAAGCACCCGGCCGTGAAGCCGCTGCTTTGCTACACGGAGCCCGGACAAGACTGGAGGATTGTTGCTGCCAGTATTAATGTAGAATATCGAAGGTATCttgtttattcttttaaaaatgccaattataaaacttgttcaagtaaaaacaaaaaacaaatcatcTCTTTAATTTAAGTTTGATATTTCACTTTACAATTCATGATTTCTTTCTCCAGTGTGGACAAGGTGTGTGTTGCCCTGACGGCAACCAGCAAGTTTGTGGCAACGGAGAATTGGCTCATCAAAGTGACACAGTACGGTGTCAACCTCGTGCACCAAAATGACTGCGCTCTTGTGGCAACAgctgtatgtatttttgttttttctttgagCTCTCTTATGAAAAATGCGTTAATTGACTTAATgctgtaaatatgtatattggcGGTACGgcacatgccgtgtggttcccggcaccaatacaaaaaagaataggaccactccatctctttcccatggatgtcgtaaaagccgactaaggggtaggcttataaacttgggattcttcttttaggcgatgggctagcaacctgtcactatttgaatctcaatcctatcttaaagccaaatagctgaacgtggcctatcagtctttacaagactgtaggctctgtctaccctgcaagggatatagacgtgattatatgtatgtatgtatgtatatgtatattcattcacagagtatttttcaaaaatttgttGGTGGTagaattggtaaggtgcccggttaaaatgtgtgatgcCCAAAAATCCCACTCTTATCCCACcttggccatgtaccaatgactattttcaaatgtacatataacattagtttgaatactaactaaACCTCCACATTCAGGCAAGTGGATGTTTAAGCATGGATccaattgtcatatctttggctatcacaacattggttgacgtcaaataaattacttagaaCTAAGTTTACTACTGCTTCCAAAGTGTCACTGTagaattttcttcaacaatgtCAACTTTACAACTATCCAAATTTAGAATATAAATGTGGACGAGTTTAGAATATAAATGTGGAAGAGTGAATACATTGTTGTGattaattatcttttataaaatttaaaatgtctcCTATCTCTTGTATCTGACAGAGTATTAAATTCTAATCTCTGAATATTCTCTTActcatatctatatatataaaactcttccgttactgagtgactgactgacagacaacgcacagtcgaaactactggtcgtagacagctgaaatttggaatgtaggttccttgggatatgtaggggagcactaaaaaaggatttttggaaattcaacccccaagggggggaaaaggggtaaaaacgtttctatgaaaaatcttattccttgggtttataaacttgaaacttggcataaacacgtacataggcaagtaaatatgtttgacattataagttttttcaaactaccctccaatcgtgatttagggggtgcgattgggtgactgatttattaacgcacagccgaaaccgctcggtataggagtctgatattttgaacagaggttcctttagtaacataagtgagcactaagaagggatttttgaaatgtcaacccccaagggggggaaacgggataaactgagccggggctgcgggaaagttctaacgagataccgtggccccggaacgcaaagggcaactgaaggaacgaggtgggttttagtcagtaaaagtctgacactcccttccgttccacccagagcgggagaggtcatttgatgatttcccatccttaaaaaaaaagactttgtatgacaactttcagtcgtctctttaacatacataataacatacataattatgtacatacatgcataacattaataacatcacgcctttaaatccctattttgtgttaacactacccatacaaacagctaaaaggaaacaagtgaagagacgaaatttgtccgcatccattttcacctaaattcttaacgttaatgagatttactttttattatcaggtcaacctaatagcctcacatgtacgtataacttcgtaagaattttctttcaactcctaaccgttgaggagttgtaccttccatcatcagctcattcacatgggatgatgactatcagacgcaaatacttaaacagaaggaaatcctgtaaggcctcttcgtcctataaatctgtgtataatgtttttttttcttttgagacgatgattttgtctcgctttactttttctatatagatttgtatgtatactaatattataaagaggaacaatctatttttttatatgtttgtttgtttacacatgtaatcgataaactctgaaactactgaatcgatttcaaacattcaccattagaaagctacatcatccctgagtaacacaggctatatttaattccaattTTGTAGTTTTCaacagttgtaacaagatttcagcctgtggaagaaaaagccctgtcgagatcattaaaaaacgctatatataaccgaattacacgtgggcgaagccgcgggcggaaagctagtctACTATATAATAACGATAAAAGtactttcaataaaaaatatttttttaaacattcaaaTCTTAATTATAATCTGTTTTCTATTCACAGACCGACAGCCACGACCTAACACCAACAGATGAAGACGTAGTACAATACGTGAACATTGAAGTAATACCGTCCAGAGAAGACGTGAAGCGTTTCACCTTCCGTATCTCAACCACAGCATTAAGGGACCTCCAGCCACGCCTCGTGAGCCCCGTCAGGGTCCCAGAACACATCTCACTGCTGCCAACCTTGATTGAGAGATTTGTGAGCGTGTTCAAACAGCATGTGGAACAAAATCCTGTTTATTATGTGGATGAGGTAtgtgtagttattttttttttatgtgtgtatgtttagtTAATGCATTTATGTGTAGATCACTATGATTAATCATTTATCTCTACGGAAgacttttgtatatttagtttatttctttgtgtTTTTTAAGCAAAATATTCGAAACTTTGCATGCATGTTTATCATAGAATAGAAGTAGGTACCTCATGAACTTATTGTTTGctggaatttttattttatagcctttattattttttattatttacacagATTAAATCACAGCACACAGTCAGCAGCTAAATATTCAATAAGCGTAAGCTATACATTCACGTACAGTTGTCaattagtgataccttgtatccaattttgaaaataaatcttttctattcttttctagtTGCccatcaatttaaatttaaatgataaagCCTCTTTAGCAATTGTATCTGAATGCCAAGCATAAAAAAGGGATATAACCACGGGAGTACAGTCAGCAACATAGAGACATCTTCccctaataaaatataattaccataattttggtttttatGAATGGAGGTAAATGTTTCTCTGGTTGTGACTTATTTCAAACAATGATACAATTTGGAAGTCacactaaatttaaaaaattacctttatattttttggtcCGGATTTCTTAATGCCGTAAGAGAGAAATTCAACCTAATTggtctaatttaaaaaagatggAAAGCAGAATGGTCAGTTAACattctaaaattttactttatattatttacgagTAGGTATGGCTTCCAATTTGTACAATCGCCTGCAAAGAAACGTTCCGCGTCTACGGGCTTTGGTTCGTACGAAATGCGGCCACGTACCTCTTCAGGCGACTGTGGGTAGATACTCCCGTGGGTATAACTCTAAACAAATCGGTAGGAGGTGGAGCAGTGTATCGGCTGTATGCAAGCCCAGGCCGACGTCAAACTCAACCGGCGCTGCCTACCGCCGCCCGCGCATCTCGAGGGCGGCCCGCCGCAGTGTCAGCAGTGTAACTGCAGGTCTGTTGTAAGCGAAGTCAGAAAGAGATAGATACACATTATGAGATAGAGTATCGCCTTTGACGCAATTCACATAAACATTTCAAGAATGAGATAGCGTAAGGTTCACATTATGGTCCGGCCTCCGTAccatgacacgcgcgacgccgtttttatcgctcggaaaactatcgctgtttcgctttttattgtgacgtgaaacgggacagcggtagtatatcgtaaaaggacattgcaaaaaaatgccccgagattattttttcgtttacaatttcaataaaagctaatacaaaatattagtcttttttgatcagtagacatacatacttaGTTCTTATCAACTCTTGTTAATGTTATGTAAGCTCAGTGATTTAAGAATATGTGGCATGAATTAAAATAGCATGTGTAGATTTATGTGCAATGTGAACGTCACACAAGCTCTATTCCTGCCCCTGTAGCTatgcacgcgcgacgccgtttttatcgcgcgaaaaactatcccCGTACCGTTTCACGTCTAATAAATAGCGAAATAGCGATAGTCttttgcgcgataaaaatggcgtcgcgtgACATGACTACGGGGTATGCTGTTGTCATACTTCAATTGATCATCTagatacattagtttgataactaaccagtttttacacgaagcgactcccggcTGACCAATGCTAGTTTTCTGGGCTTCTCACTGGAGAGGAGAATACTCATTCGGGAGAGGATGTCTGAGATACTAGATACATTCATCTCGTCTTAGTAACTTTTACCCGCAGTTTCGcctgcgcgaatttagcgccacctatataaaaaaaaaggttttttgcAAATCTTACTGGAACTATGGTATTGACCGGGATGAAAAATACCCTGTTATGTCCTTCTCCAcactcttaatttttttatacgcacatttaaatattattatatctgtGGCACAGTCTTGTCTGTGCCACGGTGGGTTCAGGGTTCGAATCCCtctcgctctgtctaccccgtaaaggatatagacgtgactatatgtttgtatgtatgtatatttcgatttatatttatttatttattttattttataacacacTAGCAGCTTATTAAGCTGATGCGTGTGTATCCAAAACTAAATATgtcacaattaaaaataaaaaggcagTATAATGTATGTGTTCAGGGTGCTGTGGTGCTGCAGCTGTATGGCGCGGTGGTGGGCGTCGCGTGCGCAGGGCGAGGCGGAGCGCTGGCTGGCGGGCCGCTGCTCGTGCCCCGTGTGCCGGGCCGTATTCTGTCTGCTCGACGTATCGCCCGTTGCCCGTTCCACTGAACAGATGTAGGATCTGTGGTGGATGACTTACGGTGGGATTGGCTGAGTTTTTTaatctatgttttttttttttagtgaaactGTATTTGAATATGACCGTTTTCAGGGATTGATTAAGATTCTCGTTCATAAAAAATTTGTGTGCGTGAGCGAGCTGTGTTGTTGGAAAAAAGAAGTTGCGCATAATCTGCTTATTATAATGATGACGtaacacacattttttttgaatgaattaaaaaacattcttaatttaaaaattaaaatccaaaaataaatgtggttaaagtttaaaacggagattttacattaaaagaaaaagtaaattaaaatgattggttaaaaaaaagtcCAGAGCTTGTTCACTGAGACCttcgtattttaaattttggtgcGTACATGTGCTGGATATGATCagcaatatatgtatgtctagtcaaaataacataatataaatacgaaaaaattaccttttttCGTCTCTTTCTAATTACACCAATtagaaaaggaaaaaaaattaagataatttttcATGTCTTTAGAACTTGCTCACTAAAATGAGCGCTTTCTCCCACGCTGAAAGTTCCTTTGTGTCGTTAGAAATTCCTTAACTCATCCATAACTcattttataatggaattttaacttattatacACTACGTTTCAAATGAAATGCGTACATATTTCTATCTGGTATTCTTCTTCGCCATTTTATTCCCACTTTTGTGGattagtatataatatttctgtGACTATGTAGATGTTTTTAGATGTAGATAGACTGTGTTAACTGTATAACGTTTGTGTATACTATAAATTAACAGGGCTTGAATAACGTCCAATAAATTGATTGCCACTTGAAAAGTGCCAGAAGATTTTCTGCCTAATttgaaataactatttcaagccctgatatgtaggtatatatttagaaTCGGTATAATAAAGTTGTTGTaacattgtgccgtgtggttcccggcacgaatacaaaaagaataggaccactccatctctacccatggatgtcgtaaaaggcgactaacggataggcttacaaacttgggattcttttttaggcgatgggctagaaacctgtc is drawn from Amyelois transitella isolate CPQ chromosome 6, ilAmyTran1.1, whole genome shotgun sequence and contains these coding sequences:
- the LOC106141122 gene encoding E3 ubiquitin-protein ligase TM129 — encoded protein: MDVLITLFYMLFSICVVYPPTEFVAAGFTIAQLFENYLGSENVNFIGYHMKRITITALIHTMLPLGYVFSLWFGGAIGPWFLSSAAAAAIIPLLMCYKILCWWEYDRRKHPAVKPLLCYTEPGQDWRIVAASINVEYRSVDKVCVALTATSKFVATENWLIKVTQYGVNLVHQNDCALVATATDSHDLTPTDEDVVQYVNIEVIPSREDVKRFTFRISTTALRDLQPRLVSPVRVPEHISLLPTLIERFVSVFKQHVEQNPVYYVDEEVEQCIGCMQAQADVKLNRRCLPPPAHLEGGPPQCQQCNCRVLWCCSCMARWWASRAQGEAERWLAGRCSCPVCRAVFCLLDVSPVARSTEQM